The Nitrospirota bacterium DNA window TTGCTTCTATTATCGAGAAAGAAGCTGTTATAGATGTTGAAAGACCTTTAATCTCCGCTGTTTACCATAATAGGATGAAGAAAGGGATGCGTTTACAAGCAGATCCTACAGCCATTTATGGTATTAAAAGCTCAAAAGAAAAGATAACAGCAAGAGATTTGAAGCGAAAAACATCTTATAATACTTATTATATAAAAGGACTGCCTCCTGGTCCTATTGCTTCTCCGGGAATAAAGTCTATTATTGCAGCCCTTTATCCTGCAGATGTTCCATATCTGTATTTTGTTTCGAATAACGACGGGACTCATCATTTCTCAGTCACTGCCGATGAACATAATGCAGCTGTGCAGTTATATAGAGAAAAGAAACAACAGGAGAAACAAATTGATAGAGAGTTTGATGAAGATTTAGAAAATCATGAAACCTCGTAAAAAGACACGTGTAATCTATATAGGGAAAGTGCCTGTAGGTGGTGATAATCCAATTGTTGTTCAGTCTATGACAAAAACAAATACTGCTGATGTCAAATTAACCATAAAACAGATAAAATCACTGGAGAAATCGGGATGCGAAATTGTCAGGCTTGCAGTGCCTGATATGGATGCAGCAAAGGCACTTGGTAGAATAAAAGAACTGATTAAAATTCCGATGATAGCAGACATTCATTTTGACTGGAGGCTTGCAATTGAAGCTATCAAACAGGGAGTTGACGGACTGAGAATAAACCCGGGTAATATCGGCGCATCGTGGAAAGTAAAAGAAGTTGTTAACCTTGCAAAAGATAGAAATATACCAATCCGTATAGGTGTTAATGCTGGCTCACTCGAAAAGGAGTTACTCCGAAAATATGGGCATCCTACACCTGCTGCATTAATTGAGAGTGCTTCAAAACATATTCAGATACTCGAAGATAATGATTTTACATCCATAAAAGTCTCGCTGAAGGCATCTGATGTTTTAAAGACAGTCGAGGCTTACCGTCTTTTTTCAGAAAAGCACGATTACCCACTACATATTGGTATATCAGAAGCAGGGCCATTATTTCAGGGAACAATTAAGAGTTCTATAGGACTCGGACTGTTACTTGCTGAAGGCATTGGTGATACGATTAGGGTATCTCTTACAGCGCCACCTGAAGAAGAAGTTCGTGTTGCCTACGGTATACTCGGAGCACTTGGCCTTAGAAAGAGAGGTTTGGAGATTATATCCTGTCCTACATGCGGTCGTTGTAAAATTGATTTGAAAAGTCTTGCACTGAAAGTAGAATCGAAGCTTAGAAAAATTGATAAGCCTCTAAAAGTAGCCGTTATGGGATGTGTAGTGAATGGACCTGGAGAAGCAAGAGAGGCTGATGTGGGAATTGCTGGCACCAAGGGAAGAGGGATCGTTTTTAAAAAAGGGAAAATTGTAAAACAGGTGAAAGAAGAAGACCTCCTCGATGCCCTTTTACAGGAGTTGAAGGATTATACTTAATAAAACCTATAAAGAGCATTAATTTTTTTCTTTTAAAAGTTTATATTCAATACTATCAACCAATGCCTGATATGAAGCCTCAATTATATTCTCCGAAACACCCACAGTATTCCATCTTTCATTCCCATCACCTGATTCTATAAGAACCCTTACTTTTGCTGTTGTCCCTTTACCCGCTGTTAGCACACGGACTTTGTAATCATGTAGTTTAACATTCTTAAGTTCAGGATAGAATTTATCGAGTGCTTTTCTCAGTGCATTATCGATTGCATTTACAGGGCCATTGCCGATTGCAGCAGTATGCTCAGTATGTCCTCCAACTTTAAGCATAATAGTTGCTTCACTAATAGGTTCCTCTCCCTCTTTTCTTTTTTCAACAATAACCCTGAAGCCAGTTAGAGTAAAAAATTTTTTATGAAGTCCGAGTGATTTTTTCATTAAAAGTTCAAAAGATGCCTCTGCAGCTTCGAATTGAAATCCTTCATTTTCAAGTTCCTTCAGAGTTGTAACAATATTCTGTATCTGCGGTGAATCAGGTTCGAGATGAATGCCGAATTCCTCTGCTTTCCTTAAGATATTGCTTTTGCCTGCGAGGTCTGATATTAACACTCTCTGGGAATTGCCGACAAGAGATGGTCTTATATGTTCATAAGTCTCGGGTCTTTTCCTTATCGCGCTCACATGTATCCCTGCCTTGTGTGCAAAAGCACTATCACCTACAAAAGGTTGTCTCTTAAAATGCCGTATATTAGCAATTTCATTTATAAATCTTGATACATCACGCAATTTTTTTAAGTTTTCGGGTTTGATGCAATCTATCCCAAGCTTTATCTGAAGATTAGGAATAACTGAACAAAGATTGGCATTCCCGCATCTTTCACCAAGTCCATTGATTGTGCCCTGCACATGAACAGCTCCTTTTTCAACTGCAATGACAGAATTTGCAACTGCACATTCAGAGTCGTTGTGAGCATGGATACCTAAAGGTTTATGTATATCTTTTTTAAGCTTATCAAAAATATTTTGAATGTCATCAGGAAGTGTTCCACCATTTGTGTCACATAGCACAATACAATCTGCACCTGCCTCCTGTGCTGCTATAAGACACTTCAAGGCAAACTGTGGATTATTCTTATAGCCATCGAAGAAATGCTCGGCATCGAAAAAAACAGTCTGAACATTCCTCTTTAGGTATGCAATTGAATTATGAATAAGATCAAGATTTTCTTCTAAAGAAATTTTCAGTGCCTCGGTTACATGGAAATCCCATGTCTTTCCGAAGATTGTAATAATCTGAGCTTTTGCATCAAGTAGAGCCCGAATATTGGAATCTTCTTCGACTTTATGATGTGGTCTGTGCGTGCTTCCAAATGCAACAATCTTCGAATTTTCGAGGTTTATTTTTTTTGCCTTTTTGAAATATTCCAGATCTTTTGGATTTGAACCTGGCCATCCACCTTCGATGTAATGAAGGCCGAGTTCATCGAGTTTTTCAGTAATACGCAGTTTATCTTCTACAGAAAAAGAGATTCCCTCAGTCTGCGAGCCATCTCTTAATGTAGTATCATAAATTTCGATCTTGGGCATAATTATTTTTCCATGCCTAATTCAAAAGCATCATGAAGAACTCTAACAGCAAGCTCTGTATACTTCAAATCAATAACACATGAAACTTTGATTTCAGAAGTGCTTATCATCATTATATTGATGTTATGCGCTGCAAGGGTTTCAAACATTTTTGCTGCAACACCGGAATGTGTTCTCATCCCAACGCCGATTATAGAAACCTTGGAAATATCTTCTTTTAGGTCAACACCTTTTGACCCGATTTCATTAATAATCTCA harbors:
- the ispG gene encoding flavodoxin-dependent (E)-4-hydroxy-3-methylbut-2-enyl-diphosphate synthase, producing the protein MKPRKKTRVIYIGKVPVGGDNPIVVQSMTKTNTADVKLTIKQIKSLEKSGCEIVRLAVPDMDAAKALGRIKELIKIPMIADIHFDWRLAIEAIKQGVDGLRINPGNIGASWKVKEVVNLAKDRNIPIRIGVNAGSLEKELLRKYGHPTPAALIESASKHIQILEDNDFTSIKVSLKASDVLKTVEAYRLFSEKHDYPLHIGISEAGPLFQGTIKSSIGLGLLLAEGIGDTIRVSLTAPPEEEVRVAYGILGALGLRKRGLEIISCPTCGRCKIDLKSLALKVESKLRKIDKPLKVAVMGCVVNGPGEAREADVGIAGTKGRGIVFKKGKIVKQVKEEDLLDALLQELKDYT
- the cimA gene encoding citramalate synthase, whose product is MPKIEIYDTTLRDGSQTEGISFSVEDKLRITEKLDELGLHYIEGGWPGSNPKDLEYFKKAKKINLENSKIVAFGSTHRPHHKVEEDSNIRALLDAKAQIITIFGKTWDFHVTEALKISLEENLDLIHNSIAYLKRNVQTVFFDAEHFFDGYKNNPQFALKCLIAAQEAGADCIVLCDTNGGTLPDDIQNIFDKLKKDIHKPLGIHAHNDSECAVANSVIAVEKGAVHVQGTINGLGERCGNANLCSVIPNLQIKLGIDCIKPENLKKLRDVSRFINEIANIRHFKRQPFVGDSAFAHKAGIHVSAIRKRPETYEHIRPSLVGNSQRVLISDLAGKSNILRKAEEFGIHLEPDSPQIQNIVTTLKELENEGFQFEAAEASFELLMKKSLGLHKKFFTLTGFRVIVEKRKEGEEPISEATIMLKVGGHTEHTAAIGNGPVNAIDNALRKALDKFYPELKNVKLHDYKVRVLTAGKGTTAKVRVLIESGDGNERWNTVGVSENIIEASYQALVDSIEYKLLKEKN